GAACGACCGACGGCACCTCGGTCACGGAGGAGGTGGTCCACGCGGCCGGCGGAGCCGAGCGACCGTACGACGAGGCGGCTATCCACGAGAAGTTCGATGCCCTCGTCCGGCCGGTGCTCGGCGACACGCGAAGAGACACGCTGTGGGCCGCGACGCGCGAGGGGCCGGCCGACCCGCAGTCGCTCTGTGCCCTGCTCCGGGCGGACGACTGACCGACAGGAGACGACGAACCGAACGCGAGGCGACAACCGCCGGTCGCGGTGCCTCAGTTGATGCCGAGGTACAGTTCGATGAGTTCGTCCTCCTCGGCGAGGTCAGCGGGCGGACCGTCGAACTGCGTACGCCCCTGTGCGAGAATATAGACGTGGTCTGCGACCCGCAGCGCGGTCTTGACGTTCTGCTCGACCAGCACGACCTGGACGCCGCTGTCGACGAGTGTCTGGACCTGGTCCATCACGTCGTCTACTAGCGCCGGCGCGAGGCCTGCCGATGGTTCGTCGAGGAGGAAGACATCCGCGCCAGAGACCATCGCGCGGGCGAAACTCAGCATCATCTGCTGGCCCCCCGAGAGCGCGCGGGCTTGTGCCGCCGTCTTGTCGCTGAGCACGGGGAACGCATCGAGCGCATCGTCTATGCGCCGCCGTACGACGTCGTCGTCGTCGACCGAGTGGCCCCCAAGCAGGAGATTCTCCCGGACCGTCATCGTCGGGAACAGCCCCCCGTCCTGTGGGACGGTGATGATACCAGCGTCGACCATGTCGCTGGCGTTGGCGTCGGTCAAGTCACGATCGCCCATCCGCTTGCGCCCGCTCCAGAGGGGGAGTTTGCCGCCCATAGCCTTGATGAGTGTCGACTTCCCCGATCCGTTGGGACCGAAGATACAGGTGACCCCCTCGTGGCTCCGCGCCGACACGCCGTGGATGATCTCGTGGTTCCCATACCCCGTCACCACGTCCTCGACGACGAGTCGGTCGGCCCGCGGGGACACGGCGTCGCCGTCGTCGGCCGTCGGGTCCGGGTCGACGCTCATCCGAGCACCTCCTCGATATCGCTCTCGGCGCCGAGGTACGCATCACGGACCCGCGACTCCGCGGTCACCTCGTCGAACGTCCCCTCTGCGATGATGCGCCCCTGATCGAAGACGCTGACCGTGTCCGCAAACTCCCTGATGAGGTCCATGTCGTGTTCAACGATGACGAACGTCGTCCCACGGTCGTTCATCGCGAGCAGTCGGTCGAGGATGCGCTTCTGGAGGGCGGGGTTGACGCCCGCAGTCGGTTCGTCGAGGAGGATGCACTTCGGGTCGAGCATGAGCAGGCGCGCCAGTTCGAGGAGTTTCTGTTGTCCGCCGCTCATCTCGCTGGCCTCGTCGTCCGCGAGGTGGGCGATGTCGAGGAACTCCAGTATCTCGCCGGCGCGTTCGCGCTTCTCGGAGCGGACCCGAAGTCCCTTCGAGTGGACCGCGAGAAGGTTCTCTCGGACGGTCAGACTCTCGAACGGCGAGACGATCTGGAACGTCCGTGCTAGTCCCTTGCGCGCGATCTCGTGGGAGGCGAGCCGCGTTACGTCTTCGCCGTCGAACGTCACCGTCCCCCCGTCTGGCTGGTAGAATCCGGTGACCGTGTTGAAGAACGTCGACTTTCCACTGCCGTTCGGCCCGATGATGCCCCGCACTTCGCCGTCCTTGACGGAGAGGGAGATACCGTCGTTCGCGACGAGCGCGCCGAACGTCTTGCGCAATCCGTCGGTCTCAAGAAGCGGTGCCATTGACCAGGGTGATGCAAGGTACCAACTTAAGCGTTGGTACACAGTTGCACGCACAGTCACTTCGCCTGGGGCGCGATTCACTCGACAGTGGAGAATCCCCTAACGATGCACAACGCATCCGCCTGCAGGCACTCCGCCGTGGCGAAACACACAACGTGTCTTACTGCGATGTGGTGGCATGGATCAGCTTCTGGGCGACCGGACGGCAGTCGTCACCGGCGCGACCAGCGGAATCGGGCGAGCCATCGCGCGACGGTTCGCCGCTCACGGCGCGGACGTCGTCGTCGCGGACCTGCGCGAACAGCCTCGTGAAGGGGGTGCGCCGACACACGAGCGTATCGCCGACGAGACCGACCGGCGGGCGCGGTTCGTCGAGTGCGACGTCCGCGACCCGACCGCCTTGGAGCAGGCGGTGGCGGCCGCCGACGGTTTCGGTGGTGTGGACGTGATGGTGAATAATGCGGGCGTCTTCCGCGCTGAATCATTCCTGACCGCCGACGAGGCGGAATTCGACCGCGTGTTCGAGACGAACGTGAAGGGGACGTACTTCGGATCGCAGGCAGCCGCCCGGCGGATGGTCAATCGGGGTGGCGGGAGCATTGTCAACCTCTCGTCGACCGCGGGGCTGTACGGCGTGGGCGACTACGTCGCGTACTCGGCGTCGAAGGGCGCGGTGCGACTCATGACCTACGCACTGGCCGACGCGCTCGGGTCCGACGGCGTCCGGGCGAACGTCGTCCACCCCGGCGTCGTTGAGACGGCGATGACCCGCGAGGACAGTCGAGTCGTGGGCACCGACGCGGGCGAGGCGTTCAGAGACCGCATCCCGCTCGGCGCGTTCGGCCGGCCCGAAGACGTCGCCGATGCGGCGCTGTACCTCGCGAGCGACCTTGCACGCTACGTCACGGGGGAGTCACTGGTCGTCGACGGCGGCATCCACTCGACAGGGTGAGTCCGTGTCGACGTTCTCACCGGTAGCTCCTCTTGAATGAACAGTGTCCGCGCGGTGCCGTTGCGGTGGACCCATCAGACCTGGAAGCAGGGAATCTCCCGCGAAGTCTAGCTCTCGGTCGCTTGCCGGTAGCGTCACATCCGCAACAACCTCGACGACAGTGCCGTCGTCGCAGGCGACTTCACTCTGCATCGTCCACCCTCGGTGACGCGGGCGTTCAGAACGGCCAGGTCTACGGTAGCGTGAGGCATGTATCGGAGTGCGGGGGTCGCTCGCAAAAGTGTAGCGGGGGCGCGACAGCTTTACCACCCCGTGAAGTGCACTCGTATGACATGGACTGGACGGCACGACCGAACCGTGAGAGGCGACCGACGAACGCGGCGGCTTTCCGGAGGCCGGCGTGACGACCGACGAAAATCGGACGGGGGTATTGTTCGCCCTGCGTGACGACCCAGCGCTGGCGGCGCGGGCGGAGGCGCTCGGCTACGACTCCGTGTGGGCGGCCGAGGGTCAGGGGATGACCGCGTTCGGGAAACTGGAGCGCTGGGCAGTCTACACCGATGAGATTCGTCTGGCGACGGGTATCGTCAACGTGTTCTCGCGGACGCCCGCGGCGGTGGCAGCCGCGACGGCGACGCTCGATCGGCACTCGGGCGAGCGAGCCGTCCTGGGCTTAGGGGTCGCTCACCCGGGCGTCGTCGAGACGTTCCACGGCGTGGAGTTCGACCGACCGCTCGCCCGAATGCACGAGTACGTCGAACTCGTCCGACGGTACCTCCGTGGGGAGGCGGCGGGGTTCGACGGTGAGTTCTATACCCCCGAGCGGACGAGTTTCTGGGCGGCGTTCGAACCCGAACGGGCGTCGGTCCCCATCTATAACGGGGCGCTCGGCCCGGCGAACGTCCGGCTGACCGGCGAGGTTGCCGACGGCTGGCTGCCGAACCTCTACCCCCACGGGCGCTTCGAGGAGGCGATGGGATGGCTCGCCGAGGGGGTGGACCGTGCTGACCGCGACCTTGAGGACATCGACGTGGCGATGTACGTGTTGACGTCGGTCCACGAGGACCCGTCCGTCGCATACGAGGCGGCGGCCTACCACGTGGCGTACTACCTCCGGGACGTCCCCGGCTACTACGGCCGGGTCGCCGAGGAGGCGGGATACGGGGCGGCGGTCGAGGCCGCCTGTGACGCCGAGACCACCGAGGAAGCCGCACGGCGTCTCCCCGAGACGTTCCTCGACGTCGTCGGCCTGGTGGGCACGCCAACATCGGTGCGCGAGCGACTCGAGGCCATCCGTGAGATGGGTGTCGACCTGCCCGTCGTTCGCGCGCCGGCGGGGACCGACGAGGCATGGGTCGAGCGGACGCTGGAGGCGTGCGCGCCGGGCGAGGCGAACACGCAGTAGCGTTCGACCCCCCTGGTGCGCAGGTGACGAAATTTTATACCGGTGGCCACCCCAGCCGTGTGTGAGAGATAATGACAGAGCGCATCTGGGAAGATCTGCTTTCCGAACGTGACAAGCAGGTCATCACAGCAGCCGGCTACGACAAGGAGGGTGCTTCCTCGTGGGAGTCCCGCGGCCTCGGGGAGAATCCGCTGGTCCTAGTCATCGACATGCAACGCCTTATCGTCGGCGACGACATCCCCATCCTCGAGGCAGTCGAGGAGTATCGGACAGCAATGGGCGAGGTCGCGTGGAGCGCCATCGACCACATCGAACCGTTTCTGGCGTTCGCCAGGGACCGGGGGCTGCGGGTGGTATACAGCCGGGTCGTCCCGTCGAGTTACGACGACCCCAACCACCCGGATCTCGACATCGTCGACCCAGTCGCTCCCGAGGCCGACGAGACAGTTATCGACAAGACATACGCAAGCGTCTTCTTCGACACCGAACTCGACGACCTGCTGCGTGATGGCGACCACGACTCGCTCATCGTCGTCGGCAACTCCACGAGCGGCTGCGTCCGTGCGACGGTCGTCGACGCGACCCAGTATGGTTACGGCGTCGTTCTGCCTCAGGAGTGCCTGTTCGACCGTATCGAGGCTTCGCACAAGGTCGGCCTGCTGGATATGTGGATGAAATACGCCGAGGTGCTAGAGACCGCCGAGGTCCGTGACTACGTCGACAGCCTGGTGTCCGCATGAGCCACGACCTCGTCATTACCGGCGGCACCGTCGTCACGCCCGAACACGGTACGTTCGAGGCCGACGTGGCCGCGACCGACGGCGTCGTCAGTGCCGTCGCGCGGCCGGGGAGCCTCAACGCCGACCGTGAGATAGACGCCACGGGTAACTACGTCCTCCCGGGTGCCATCGACCCCCACACCCACCACGGGATCTACCGGACGCTGGCAGAGGACGCCGAGAGCGAGTCGCGGTCGGACCTCGTCGGCGGCGTCACCACCATCGGGAACTACTTCCGGCGTCCCGGCTCCTACGCGGAGATAATGGACGACTACTTCGCACAGGCCGAACCCAACTACTACCACGACTACTTCTTCTCGCTGGGCTTGCTCTCGTTCGAGCACGTCGAGGAGATACCGCATATCGTCGAGGACCTAGGCATCACCTCGTTCAAGTGGTACATGAACTACAAGTATGCCGCCGAGGAGAAGTTCGGCGTCGACTGTCAGATGCTCGACGACTTCGGCGACACGTTCGTCCGGTCGCTCGCAAAGCAGGACGTCCCGACGACGCTCGGCTATCACTCCGAGAACGTCGAGATAACGAACTCGCTGGGCGACAACCCGTACTTGGAGGTCGAACGCGACGAGGACCAAGAGTACCGCGACTACGACGCCCTCGTCAAGCAGTTCCCGGACTACGCGGAGGCCCAGAGCATGATTGCGGGGGCCGCGCTGGCGCGCCAGCACGGTTATGGCGAGAACTTCTACGCCGTCCACGTCTCCTCGGGGCGGACCGCCGACGAACTCGCCACGCTCAAGGCAGCGGGCTGGGGGTTGACCGGCGAGACCTGCACCCACTACTTGACGCTCACCAGCGAGGAGGCCGACGAGCGCCACAACGTCAATCCGCCAGTCCGCTCGGCGACCGACCGCGAGACACTTTGGAGGCGGGTCGCCGACGGCACAATCTCCTGTATCGGTACCGACCACTGCTGCAACATGGCCGACGAGAAGATCGGTGATGACGTCCCCGACAGCCTTCCAGGGTTCCCG
Above is a window of Halomarina ordinaria DNA encoding:
- a CDS encoding LLM class flavin-dependent oxidoreductase; amino-acid sequence: MTTDENRTGVLFALRDDPALAARAEALGYDSVWAAEGQGMTAFGKLERWAVYTDEIRLATGIVNVFSRTPAAVAAATATLDRHSGERAVLGLGVAHPGVVETFHGVEFDRPLARMHEYVELVRRYLRGEAAGFDGEFYTPERTSFWAAFEPERASVPIYNGALGPANVRLTGEVADGWLPNLYPHGRFEEAMGWLAEGVDRADRDLEDIDVAMYVLTSVHEDPSVAYEAAAYHVAYYLRDVPGYYGRVAEEAGYGAAVEAACDAETTEEAARRLPETFLDVVGLVGTPTSVRERLEAIREMGVDLPVVRAPAGTDEAWVERTLEACAPGEANTQ
- a CDS encoding ABC transporter ATP-binding protein, with amino-acid sequence MSVDPDPTADDGDAVSPRADRLVVEDVVTGYGNHEIIHGVSARSHEGVTCIFGPNGSGKSTLIKAMGGKLPLWSGRKRMGDRDLTDANASDMVDAGIITVPQDGGLFPTMTVRENLLLGGHSVDDDDVVRRRIDDALDAFPVLSDKTAAQARALSGGQQMMLSFARAMVSGADVFLLDEPSAGLAPALVDDVMDQVQTLVDSGVQVVLVEQNVKTALRVADHVYILAQGRTQFDGPPADLAEEDELIELYLGIN
- a CDS encoding SDR family oxidoreductase; the encoded protein is MDQLLGDRTAVVTGATSGIGRAIARRFAAHGADVVVADLREQPREGGAPTHERIADETDRRARFVECDVRDPTALEQAVAAADGFGGVDVMVNNAGVFRAESFLTADEAEFDRVFETNVKGTYFGSQAAARRMVNRGGGSIVNLSSTAGLYGVGDYVAYSASKGAVRLMTYALADALGSDGVRANVVHPGVVETAMTREDSRVVGTDAGEAFRDRIPLGAFGRPEDVADAALYLASDLARYVTGESLVVDGGIHSTG
- a CDS encoding isochorismatase family protein — protein: MTERIWEDLLSERDKQVITAAGYDKEGASSWESRGLGENPLVLVIDMQRLIVGDDIPILEAVEEYRTAMGEVAWSAIDHIEPFLAFARDRGLRVVYSRVVPSSYDDPNHPDLDIVDPVAPEADETVIDKTYASVFFDTELDDLLRDGDHDSLIVVGNSTSGCVRATVVDATQYGYGVVLPQECLFDRIEASHKVGLLDMWMKYAEVLETAEVRDYVDSLVSA
- a CDS encoding ABC transporter ATP-binding protein, coding for MAPLLETDGLRKTFGALVANDGISLSVKDGEVRGIIGPNGSGKSTFFNTVTGFYQPDGGTVTFDGEDVTRLASHEIARKGLARTFQIVSPFESLTVRENLLAVHSKGLRVRSEKRERAGEILEFLDIAHLADDEASEMSGGQQKLLELARLLMLDPKCILLDEPTAGVNPALQKRILDRLLAMNDRGTTFVIVEHDMDLIREFADTVSVFDQGRIIAEGTFDEVTAESRVRDAYLGAESDIEEVLG
- a CDS encoding dihydroorotase; protein product: MSHDLVITGGTVVTPEHGTFEADVAATDGVVSAVARPGSLNADREIDATGNYVLPGAIDPHTHHGIYRTLAEDAESESRSDLVGGVTTIGNYFRRPGSYAEIMDDYFAQAEPNYYHDYFFSLGLLSFEHVEEIPHIVEDLGITSFKWYMNYKYAAEEKFGVDCQMLDDFGDTFVRSLAKQDVPTTLGYHSENVEITNSLGDNPYLEVERDEDQEYRDYDALVKQFPDYAEAQSMIAGAALARQHGYGENFYAVHVSSGRTADELATLKAAGWGLTGETCTHYLTLTSEEADERHNVNPPVRSATDRETLWRRVADGTISCIGTDHCCNMADEKIGDDVPDSLPGFPSTATMLPLVLSEGVDRGRISLERAVEVTSTNTAKAFDLYPKKGTVRVGSDADLVVVDLKETKTVTPELLKSAADYSPYDGREVTGWPTHTVVKGQVAYERGEVVGDPGHGTHIDRPI